The Thermodesulfovibrio sp. 3462-1 genome contains the following window.
TGTGCTGTGGAATGCCTTTGGAATAAACGAAGGTGTGGCTGTTGATACTCATGTAAAAAGACTATCAAAGCTCCTTGGACTCACAGAAAATACAGATTCTGATAAAATTGAACAGGATCTTATGAAGATAACACCTCGTGAGTATTGGGGAAAGCTTTCGCACCTACTCATAATGCTTGGAAGAGAAATCTGTAAAGCAAAATCACCACAGCATAAAATATGTCCATTGAATGATATATGTCCAAGTAGTGGGATTTAAAGAATTACCCTTTCAGGATTACTGTAAATGTTAAATCTGCTTCCTCTTAAAAAACCTATTACTGTTAAATTGGCTTTTTGAGCCAATTCAACCGCAAGAGAAGTTGGTGCTGTCCTACTTACAATAACTGGAATTCTCCATTTTGCAGCTTTTAATGCCATCTCAGAGGAAATCCTTCCACTTACGAGCATAATTTTACCTCTAAAGCCCTCTCTATTGAGCAATGCCCATCCAATTACTTTGTCCACTGCATTATGTCTGCCAACATCTTCTGCAATAAATAAAATCTCTCTGTCATTTGCCAGTGCTGCAGCATGAATGCATCCTGTTGTTCTATAAAGATTTGATTTTTCCTGAAACTCCTTAAAGAGACGAAATAAAGCATTCTGACTGACTTTCAAATCATCATCAATGCTACCTTTTACATCATTTAAAAAACTTACAGAACTCATACATCCTGATGTAATTGTTTTACCATTAAGCGAAACATGTCCTTCAAGTTCAACCCGGGCATTAATCTCTTTTTCATTTTCTTCAATAATTATTTTTTCAGGACACCAGTCTCCCTTTAAAATATCCTCTGTCATAAGAAAACCTATAACGAGTTCTTTGATCTGCATAGGAGAAGCTGATAGAGAAACAACTTCCTCATTGTTTACATAAATTTTTATTCTTTTTTCCACAGCCACAGTATCATCAACTTCTATAGCCTCATCCTGTTTAACTCTAACTATTTTTTTATTTTCAAGCGGTTGCATAATTGTATTTTAGCTCATTAAATTTTTTCTTGCAAAATATTTTTAAAAACTGCTATTCTGAAGTTAGAAAAAAATTTTTAGGAGGTAGCTGTGTTTAGTATCAGTTCAAAAGCAGCCGAAAAGGCAAAAATGATCCTCAAGCAGGAGGGCAAAGAAGGCTGGGGCTTGAGAATATTCTCTGCAGAAGGATATTGTAGCC
Protein-coding sequences here:
- the fdhD gene encoding formate dehydrogenase accessory sulfurtransferase FdhD — protein: MQPLENKKIVRVKQDEAIEVDDTVAVEKRIKIYVNNEEVVSLSASPMQIKELVIGFLMTEDILKGDWCPEKIIIEENEKEINARVELEGHVSLNGKTITSGCMSSVSFLNDVKGSIDDDLKVSQNALFRLFKEFQEKSNLYRTTGCIHAAALANDREILFIAEDVGRHNAVDKVIGWALLNREGFRGKIMLVSGRISSEMALKAAKWRIPVIVSRTAPTSLAVELAQKANLTVIGFLRGSRFNIYSNPERVIL